Part of the Bubalus bubalis isolate 160015118507 breed Murrah chromosome 9, NDDB_SH_1, whole genome shotgun sequence genome is shown below.
GGTTACAAAAAGCTAAGAAACCAACAAGGAGTCTTGTACATTTGCCACCCAGCCTTGCCTTCTCCCCTGGCAAATTTCCCTCTCAACAGGGGAGTTACTGAAGACACTTTTCCCTCCCAATTACATGAGTAATGTATGTTGGTAAAAACTTCAAGCAAGGTACAAAAATgtaaaaggattatttttaaatactgatttcagtgggtgccagaggctgggggagggggaacagGGGTTGGTATTTATGGGGACAGAGTTACAGTTTAGGAAGATgaagagatggatggtggtgatggttgtagaGCAGtagaagttaaaatttaaaaactaaacctttaaaaaaaaaggaattccccAGCAGTTCACTTTCATTGCCAGGtgctcaggtttgacccctggttggggaactaagatcccacgagccccatggcatggccaaaaatattttaaaaataaataataaaaaataaattaaaaaaagagttaaatggcaaattttacatcatgtatattttaccatatatatatatatatatatgaatttcccCTGCCCACCACCACCATTGAAATTCTGAAAGGTTCTTCAATGCTAAGTTTTTAGAGTAAGAACTCCCAATTGTGTGCCTCTGTGCTCCTAaaaatggatgtgagttggagtgGATTTTAGTGGATTTGCAAGTTCCGGTGAGCCACGCTTTCTCTGCCTGCGGTTACCTTTCCTGATGATCAGGGCAATGATCACCAGTCCAGCGAGGAGGAGAGCGGCTCCAGCCAGGCTCAAGGAGAGTGCCAGGATCCAGGTGGGCACTAGaggaagatggggaaaaaagagattGGGTAGGCCATGGAATTGTGGGGGTGCAGGAAGAAAGTGGGACTCCTGGCATACATCTGGGCTACCTTTAGAGAGCCAGCCCTCCCCTTCTACCCCAGAAACATTTGGTTTAGGTATAGCTAGACCTTGGGGATCTAGCAACTCTGTCTGTCCAAATAGCATATTCCCTACCCCTGGCTAACCTAATTGGTTCAGGGAGTGGCATGTTGCCCAAGTTGAGCCAATGAAACTAATTTCTGGACTTTGCTAGATTACTGGGAAGAGAGGCTTATTCCTCAGGCCAGCATTGCAAAGCCGGTAGGATATACATCTGGAGCTCCAAGGTATACAATTCTGACATCATGAGAGGGAGAGCCTGCTTAAGAATAAGACACAGAAGAAAGCAGAGCTGAGAAGTGGCACATGATTCCTGACACCGTTGAgcacctggatccagccatgATGGAAATCAGTGCCATGAACAAATTTCAGTTCAGTAAACCAACAAATCCCCTTTTGTTGCTGAAGCCAATTTGAGTCCAGTTTTCAGTTACTTGTGGTCTGAAGAGTCTTGCTGGCTGGGTAACGGGGTCAGACGACACCCATCCCCAGCCACATGGTGGACTCTGAGGCCCACACAGAGGTACCCACAGAAGCATGAATCCCCGGCTCCAGAGTTCATGTCTCTGCAAGAGATCTGGCTACCCCTCCCTGGAGAGAGGCAAGGAATCTCTCAGGGGAGCCAGGAGGAGATGCCCGGACCCTAGTACAGGTCAGGAACTAGCCAGCAGGGGAGGAGAGGTGCTCACTTGGGTATTCTCAGTGTTAGCCCTTGTTCATTCTTTCATCTGGGGCAGGAGAGCTGTTACTGCCCTACTCTGAGACCACAGGACCAAGGTGAGAGAAGGGGGCCTTTGATAGTGGAACTTGAGGCCAGGGAAGGACACAGAGTGTTCTGTCATCACAACCTGTGGGCCTCTGCTGGCTACAACCTTCTCTCTGCAGCAGGAAAGTTCTGACTGTTGGTTACGCAGGGAGTCTACCCCgaggctcctccctccctccctcccctccctcctgttcCTTGATCCAAAGACCAGGCCCAGCCCCCACTCCTGGAAAGACCAAAGGAAGACATCTTCACTCCCAGGGCTTCAGTCACAGTCAGACAAAAAGCCCAAGTCGTTGCTGCAGCAAAGGCCCTGCATGATCCTCCTTGCCTCCCCCTGCTCTCAGCTCCCTGCCACTTTCCCCTTGCTTGCTATGCTTCAGTCATATGGGGCACCTCCACGCCCCTCAAACACACCAGGCACgctccagcctcagggcctttgcacagccAGCTTCCTCTGCCGGCAACCCTCCTGCCCCAGACAGCCATGTGGCTGGCTCCTCATCCTTCAGGCTCAAACATCACCTCCTCAGAACGACCTTCCCTGATCACTCTCCTCTCTGTTTAAAATGACAcccttgagaattccctggtggtccagtggttaggactctagcACTTTCACTGCTAGGGTCTGGGTTCCCTATCTGgtaggggaattaagatcctgcaagccacgtggcacaacccaaaaaaaaaaaaagatgcccttcACCAGGCTGTATTTCATTCCTGTTACTTCCCTTGTCCCCTACTAGCTGGCTGAATATTTACAAAACTCCTTATTTATCATCTGATGTCCATTGCCACCCCCTCGTAATGTGCAAGAGGGCAGGGACTTCTGTTTCATTCACTGCTGAGCCTGCAATGCCAAGGGCAGTGCCTGGTGCATAGCAGGTGCTCATAAATACTGTGGCCAGTAAGGAAAGGTGCTGCTAATGTCTGGACTTCAGAGGCCGGTGGAACTCCAGCTCTGCTGGCTGAGTGACCTGCGCCAGCCTCTTCAGCtcttgtacctcagtttccttatctggaaaatgggaagaatGACTGTACCCATTGcatgtggtgaaagtgaaagtgaagtctctcagtcgtgtccgactctttgcgaccctgtggattgtggcctaccaggctcttccatccacggAGGAAAAGAAACTCCTGGCAAGTTGGAAGAGTGATGACTCCCAGGTGGAGAGAAGAGCGCCTATAAAGGTTCCACCGTGAGAAGATGGAGCCTGGGCAGTGAGGGCCGATGGGAGGGACTTACCTGGGAAGGAGACGTGCACAGGCTCGCTGAGGTTCGACAGCTGGGGTTGCCTATTCTCACCGAGCACGCTATACTGGCAGCAGAACGGTCCCCCTCGAACCTCCCTGCTGCCACCACTCAGGTTGAAGATGACCCTGAGCTGGTCCTTGGGGGCTTTCAGGAGCTCCACCACCTCCCCATCTTGGTACAGCGTGAAATTCGCCCCTGGGAAACCCCTGGGGGCCATGCACGAGATGTGGATGGGGTCCTCTTTACTGCTGGGGTGTGGGGGCACCAGCATGATGGATGGCGCCGGGATCGCCAAGGAGCCTGCAAAGCAAGATAGGGGAGGTTAGGTGGGTGGGTGGTTAGAGCAGAGGCCAGCCTGGCTGTGTACCCTTGGGCAAATGGctccccctctctgggccttggtttttaTGTACAACTGGAGGCTAGTTGTCCTTGTGAGTgcatgctgtcgcttcagtcatgtctgactctttgtgaccctatggaccatagcctgccagacttctctctccatggggttctctaggcaagaataccggggtgggttgccatgccctgctcaaggggatcttcctgacccagggattgaacctgtgtctcctgcattggcaggcaggttctttaccactagcgccacctgggaagcccctagttgTCCCTACCCTACTGCTATGTTGAGAGGATCAAGCGCCCAGCACATGGTGAGAGGTCAGGTTGTTGGAGTCATTTTATTATAATAGCCGTGGATGTTACACAGCATCACAATTACACTCGTATTACTTCTATCAACAGCACTgaccatgtgccaggccctgtttaGGCTCTGGGGACAGAGCAGTGGATGAGACAGACGGACAGACAGATGAACAGACAAGACATGCCTGCTGGGGAGCTGACATTCTCAAGGAGACGAGGGTGATGGGGTAgccagagagggcttccctgaagaCACAGCACGGAAGAGCTGGGAGCgagcattctaggcagagggaccATCTCAGGCAAAGGCTGGAGGCTGGAAGGGGTGTGGAGTGCTCAAGGAGTCTGggtggcaggaggtgggggtgatcaaggggagaaggggagggcagagtgATTCTGTCTTGTTTCCCAGGCTGTGATGAGGGATACGATTTCAGGGCACGGCTTCCTGCAGGAGGGACCAGTGTCTCCCCAGTGGCCCCAGGTTCCTGCGTGGAGTGTCTGGCTCAGGTGAGGTCGACACAAGCCTTTCCTTATCCAGCTTTCCTCTCACCCTCTCCGACCAACCAGTAGATCCTCCTGCTGCCCCAGTCCCGGGGGTAGAAACCTGCAGAGGCCAAGCAGGGCTGAGTCATGGGGTGTGGGCACTGCTGTCTCCAGTGGGGTGGCATTTCTAATACCTGTGATGTGGGGGGTACTGAGACCCCACAAGAGATGTCCATGCTCCGCATGCCCCCCAGCACCTTTTCCAAGGCTCTGGGGCAAATCTGTCAGGGCTCAGCCTCTCCAGCTCCTGCTCTGTGTGCATGCAcccctccccgccgccccccaGCAGAGACAAGGTGGTGGATGGAGGGAGCGGAACAGGGTGAGGGGTGGCGCAGGGGCATCAGCTCACCGGCTGCAAACAGCAGGACAATCCAGGGCATCTCTCCTCCCGCGTTTGGTCAGGAAATCTGGCGGAGGCTAGGGTGGCCCACGGCTCGCTGCCAGCTCCTCCTGTGAGGCCAGAGCAGGGAAAGGAGAACCAGGGCTGATTTGAGCTGAGTGTTTCCTCACTGGCAGGaaattgcacacacacacactgggcacCGAAAGGgactctctcccctccccacctcttccaCAGACGCACACCAGAGCCTGGCACCTCACTGCTCCTTGGGGGCCCAGGTTCGGCAGATGGGAGGAAAAGGTGGATGAGATAgtccagtatgtgtgtgtgtgtgtgtgtgtgtttattttttcctaactGGGCATGAGGAAGTGCAGGGAACGTGGGTTGTATGGGAAACCCAGGCCCAAGTCACAAAAGGTGGCCCAACATGTGCCCAGAAGTTGAAACGTGTAGGGTGGAAGTTGGTAGGGCATGATGATTAGGGCTTGGcctctgtgacctcaggcaagggaCAGTCCTTCCTGGCCTTCCTGGCAAGTCCTCCGCTTGCCGCCTGGAAGAATAGGGCTAAGAGTAGCAGACACTAGCTCCAAAGAATTTATGAGACAAAGTGTATCAGTT
Proteins encoded:
- the C9H19orf38 gene encoding protein HIDE1 isoform X2, with product MPWIVLLFAAGSLAIPAPSIMLVPPHPSSKEDPIHISCMAPRGFPGANFTLYQDGEVVELLKAPKDQLRVIFNLSGGSREVRGGPFCCQYSVLGENRQPQLSNLSEPVHVSFPVPTWILALSLSLAGAALLLAGLVIIALIIRKVKVKNLNKRRERESCWVNIATTDMSFDNSLFTIMKMTSEEDAANLDAPSGSTETPGPRKRPTSTSSSPEPPEFSTFRAC
- the C9H19orf38 gene encoding protein HIDE1 isoform X1, with product MPWIVLLFAAGSLAIPAPSIMLVPPHPSSKEDPIHISCMAPRGFPGANFTLYQDGEVVELLKAPKDQLRVIFNLSGGSREVRGGPFCCQYSVLGENRQPQLSNLSEPVHVSFPVPTWILALSLSLAGAALLLAGLVIIALIIRKVKVKNLNKRRERESCWVNIATTDMSFDNSLFTIMTKKMTSEEDAANLDAPSGSTETPGPRKRPTSTSSSPEPPEFSTFRAC
- the C9H19orf38 gene encoding protein HIDE1 isoform X4, whose amino-acid sequence is MPWIVLLFAAGSLAIPAPSIMLVPPHPSSKEDPIHISCMAPRGFPGANFTLYQDGEVVELLKAPKDQLRVIFNLSGGSREVRGGPFCCQYSVLGENRQPQLSNLSEPVHVSFPVPTWILALSLSLAGAALLLAGLVIIALIIRKVKVKNLNKRRHVLRQFPLYHHENDFRRRRSQPGCSFRLH
- the C9H19orf38 gene encoding protein HIDE1 isoform X3 gives rise to the protein MPWIVLLFAAGSLAIPAPSIMLVPPHPSSKEDPIHISCMAPRGFPGANFTLYQDGEVVELLKAPKDQLRVIFNLSGGSREVRGGPFCCQYSVLGENRQPQLSNLSEPVHVSFPVPTWILALSLSLAGAALLLAGLVIIALIIRKVKVKNLNKRRHVLRQFPLYHHDKENDFRRRRSQPGCSFRLH